Proteins from a single region of Carassius gibelio isolate Cgi1373 ecotype wild population from Czech Republic chromosome A5, carGib1.2-hapl.c, whole genome shotgun sequence:
- the LOC128014147 gene encoding cytosolic arginine sensor for mTORC1 subunit 1-like — translation MDLHILDHRLRVTSISKSGLEQYTHPLIKLIFLRNRTRCKFFSLTETPENYTVVLDEEGFKELQPSEHLQVEGSTWLPLNVVSNGNASSSSQAVGVTKIAKSVIAPLAEQHVSVFMLSTYQTDFILVREKDLAVVVETLAEEFNVFREEGGESVPVHSQDACNGLQRNGREVPHATVHPVLIPENHFCVMSLDPDTLPAIATTLIDVLFYSNRSKEDASVDQDMECIVFFSFSLIDGYISLVMDTEAQRQFPTDLLFTSSSGELWRMVRIGGQPLGFGEASFVAQISQPLADSDISAYYISTFSFDHALVPAEDLASVTEMLQAQRMSS, via the exons ATGGACCTGCACATCTTGGACCATAGATTAAGGGTCACATCCATCAGTAAATCGGGACTTGAACAGTACACACACCCCCTAATCAAACTGATATTTCTCAGAAACCGGACGAG ATGCAAATTTTTCAGTCTCACAGAGACTCCGGAAAATTACACCGTTGTCCTCGATGAGGAAGGATTTAAAG AGCTCCAGCCGTCTGAGCACTTACAGGTGGAGGGCTCCACTTGGCTCCCGCTCAATGTCGTCTCCAATGGCAACGCCTCCAGCAGCTCACAGGCCGTGGGCGTCACCAAAATCGCCAAATCTGTGATCGCTCCATTGGCCGAGCAGCATGTGTCCGTCTTCATGCTCTCCACCTATCAGACCGACTTTATTCTG GTGCGAGAGAAAGACCTGGCAGTGGTGGTGGAGACTCTAGCGGAGGAGTTTAATGTTTTCAGAGAGGAGGGAGGAGAGTCAGTGCCTGTCCACAGTCAGGACGCCTGCAACGGCCTTCAGCGAAACGGCAGAGAGG TTCCACATGCAACAGTTCATCCGGTGCTGATTCCAGAAAATCATTTTTGCGTAATGAGCTTGGATCCAGACACACTGCCAGCGATTGCCACAACCCTCATAGACGTTCTGTTTTACTCTAACAG ATCTAAAGAGGATGCCAGTGTTGATCAGGACATGGAATGTATCGTGtttttctccttctctctgaTTGATGGATACATCTCTTTGGTGATGGACACAGAAGCACAGAGACA attccCCACTGATCTCCTCTTCACCAGCTCTTCTGGTGAGCTCTGGAGGATGGTGAGAATAGGAGGACAGCCACTCGGCTTCGGTGAGGCTTCTTTTG TTGCTCAGATCTCTCAGCCCCTTGCAGACAGTGATATATCAGCATATTACATCAGCACCTTCAGCTTTGATCATGCTCTG GTGCCAGCAGAAGATTTAGCGAGCGTGACTGAGATGCTTCAAGCTCAGAGGATGTCCAGTTGA